One stretch of Plasmodium yoelii strain 17X genome assembly, chromosome: 5 DNA includes these proteins:
- a CDS encoding PIR protein: MNVNMYTFLNDSLFKDYCDNKKCVTDLDKIHAVCLFLFDNFFGGVDSFTVNAKSNINIVDYIIIWLSYMLSLNKNMNYKNIYDFYEKNIKNNNKYTARISGVNDYNSYNDLIDKKKDLLNINFEDMSKFYDAFNKLCTIYGGLDINYSNCDNCLKKSKEFAKKYDDLNENYNNTKDSPYVQLLSTLSNDYDNFKNIYKNAKSINFPILPTYSRRSVIKKTLMSIGFVFVAASILLGVSYKYSLFGFRKRSKKHLREKLKK; this comes from the exons aTGAATGTAAAtatg TATACATTTTTGAATGATAGTCTTTTCAAAGATTAttgtgataataaaaaatgtgtgaCTGATCTCGATAAAATTCATGCTGTATGTTTATTTCtctttgataatttttttggggGGGTTGATTCGTTCACGGTTAATGCAAAAAGTAATatcaatattgttgattacattatcatatggttaagttatatgttaagtttaaataaaaatatgaattataagaatatatatgatttttatgaaaagaatataaagaataataataagtATACTGCGAGAATAAGCGGTGTAAATGATTATAACAGTTATAATgatcttatagataaaaaaaaggatttgttgaatattaattttgaagatatgtctaaattttatgatgcatttaataAATTGTGTACCATTTATGGTGGACTTGATATAAACTACTCAAATTGCGAtaattgtttaaaaaaatctAAAGAATTtgctaaaaaatatgatgatcttaatgaaaattataataatactaaaGACAGTCCATATGTTCAATTATTatctacattatcaaatgattatgataattttaaaaatatatataaaaatgccAAATCTATAAATTTTCCAATCCTTCCAACATATTCACGAAGAtcagtaataaaaaaaacattaatGTCAATTGGATTTGTATTTGTTGcagcatcaattttattgggagtttcttataag tattcattatttggatttcggaaacgatctaaaaaacatttaagagaaaagctaaaaaaataa